The following are encoded together in the Streptomyces rapamycinicus NRRL 5491 genome:
- a CDS encoding ABC transporter permease — MTVLKTSLRNFVAHKGRMALSAIAVLLSVAFVCGTLVFTDTTNATFDKLFASTASDVTVSPKGVSDKDTRQGRIRTLPGSELARLKQVDGVKSVLGDVTSQSITAADRNDDSIGSDTGAPTIGTNWDPTEQRSVEITSGHAPRGPTEIMVDGDTAKNKKLKLGDEVRIIAIPGEFRAKIVGIATFQVTNPGATLIYMDTDTAQRKLLGAPGVYSSYSLTAKAGVSHDQLKKNVVAGLGTGVKVQTKAESSKEAEDDIGSFLDVMKYAMLGFAGIAVLVGIFLIVNTFSMLVAQRTREIGLMRAIGSSRKQINRSVLIEALLLGIVGSILGVLGGVGLAVGLMKIMGSAGLHLSTDQLTVKATTPIVGIGIGVVVTVIAAYIPARRAGKISPMAALRDAGTPADSKAGWIRGAIGTLLTAGGAASLVVAGNADKAVDGSMFLGLGVVLTLIGFIVIGPLLAGLVVRVLATVVLRIFGPVGRLAERNALRNPRRTGATGAALMIGLALVACLSVVGSSMVASATDELDKSVGADFIVQSDTGQPITKGIADAVRQAKGLKHISEAKDIEGTKLTLPDGKTVTKDLSAASPTYAEDLRTPVVEGDLSAAYGKDAMSVPEGFAKDHKVKRGDTLTVAFKEGRTAKLTVAAITSDDVSLDKGALYLDIATVERYVPAKLIPADVMMLAQARDGQEKQAYASLKSQLHHYPSVKVRDQTDYKKEVKDQVGQLLNLVYGLLALAIIVAVLGVVNTLALSVVERTREIGLMRAIGLSRRQMRRMIRLESVVIALFGALLGLGLGMGWGTTAQKLLALEGLKTLEIPWPTIITVFIGSAVVGLIAALVPAFRAARMNVLNAIATE, encoded by the coding sequence ATGACCGTCCTCAAGACCTCACTGCGCAACTTCGTCGCCCACAAGGGGCGGATGGCGCTGTCCGCGATCGCCGTGCTGCTGTCGGTGGCCTTCGTCTGCGGCACGCTCGTCTTCACCGACACCACCAACGCCACGTTCGACAAGCTCTTCGCGAGCACGGCCTCCGATGTCACGGTCAGCCCCAAGGGCGTCAGCGACAAGGACACCAGGCAGGGCCGGATCCGTACGCTGCCCGGTTCGGAGCTGGCGCGGCTGAAGCAGGTGGACGGCGTCAAGTCGGTGCTCGGCGACGTCACCAGCCAGTCGATCACCGCCGCCGACCGCAACGACGACAGCATCGGCTCGGACACCGGCGCCCCGACCATCGGCACCAACTGGGACCCGACCGAGCAGCGCTCGGTCGAGATCACCTCCGGCCACGCGCCGCGCGGCCCGACCGAGATCATGGTCGACGGCGACACCGCCAAGAACAAGAAGCTCAAGCTCGGCGACGAGGTGCGGATCATCGCCATCCCGGGCGAGTTCCGCGCGAAGATCGTCGGCATCGCCACGTTCCAGGTGACCAACCCCGGCGCCACGCTGATCTACATGGACACCGACACCGCGCAGCGCAAGCTGCTCGGCGCCCCCGGGGTCTACTCCAGCTACTCGCTCACCGCCAAGGCGGGCGTCAGCCACGACCAGCTGAAGAAGAACGTCGTCGCGGGCCTCGGCACCGGGGTCAAGGTGCAGACGAAGGCCGAGTCCAGCAAGGAGGCCGAGGACGACATCGGCTCGTTCCTGGACGTGATGAAGTACGCGATGCTCGGCTTCGCCGGGATCGCCGTCCTGGTCGGCATCTTCCTGATCGTCAACACCTTCTCGATGCTGGTCGCCCAGCGCACCCGTGAGATCGGCCTGATGCGGGCCATCGGCTCCAGCCGGAAGCAGATCAACCGGTCGGTGCTGATCGAGGCGCTGCTGCTCGGCATCGTCGGCTCGATCCTCGGCGTCCTCGGCGGCGTCGGCCTCGCGGTCGGCCTGATGAAGATCATGGGCAGCGCGGGGCTCCACCTGAGCACCGACCAGCTGACGGTGAAGGCCACCACGCCCATCGTCGGTATCGGCATCGGCGTCGTCGTCACCGTCATCGCGGCGTACATCCCCGCCCGCCGGGCCGGGAAGATCTCCCCGATGGCGGCCCTGCGCGACGCCGGCACCCCGGCGGACAGCAAGGCCGGATGGATCCGCGGCGCGATCGGCACCCTGCTCACCGCGGGCGGCGCGGCCTCCCTGGTGGTCGCGGGGAACGCGGACAAGGCGGTCGACGGTTCGATGTTCCTGGGCCTCGGCGTGGTGCTGACGCTCATCGGCTTCATCGTCATCGGCCCGCTGCTGGCCGGTCTGGTGGTCCGCGTACTGGCCACCGTCGTACTGCGGATCTTCGGCCCGGTCGGCCGGCTGGCCGAGCGCAACGCGCTGCGCAACCCGCGGCGCACCGGCGCCACCGGCGCGGCCCTGATGATCGGCCTGGCGCTGGTCGCCTGTCTGTCGGTGGTGGGCTCCTCGATGGTCGCCTCGGCCACCGACGAGCTGGACAAGTCGGTGGGCGCGGACTTCATCGTCCAGTCCGACACCGGCCAGCCGATCACCAAGGGGATCGCGGACGCGGTACGCCAGGCCAAGGGTCTGAAGCACATCAGCGAGGCCAAGGACATCGAGGGCACCAAGCTCACCCTGCCCGACGGCAAGACGGTCACCAAGGACCTCTCGGCCGCCAGCCCGACCTACGCCGAGGACCTGCGCACCCCGGTCGTCGAGGGCGACCTGTCCGCCGCGTACGGCAAGGACGCCATGTCGGTGCCCGAGGGCTTCGCCAAGGACCACAAGGTGAAGAGGGGCGACACCCTCACCGTCGCCTTCAAGGAGGGCCGCACCGCCAAGCTGACCGTCGCCGCGATCACCTCGGACGACGTCAGCCTCGACAAGGGCGCGCTGTACCTCGACATCGCCACCGTCGAGCGCTATGTCCCCGCCAAGCTGATCCCGGCGGACGTCATGATGCTGGCGCAGGCCAGGGACGGCCAGGAGAAGCAGGCGTACGCCTCCCTCAAGTCCCAGCTGCACCACTACCCGTCGGTCAAGGTGCGCGACCAGACCGACTACAAGAAGGAGGTCAAGGACCAGGTCGGTCAGCTGCTCAACCTGGTCTACGGCCTGCTGGCGCTCGCGATCATCGTCGCCGTCCTCGGCGTGGTGAACACCCTGGCCCTCTCGGTCGTCGAGCGGACCCGCGAGATCGGCCTGATGCGCGCCATCGGCCTCTCCCGCCGCCAGATGCGCCGCATGATCCGCCTGGAGTCCGTGGTCATCGCGCTCTTCGGCGCCCTGCTGGGCCTCGGGCTCGGCATGGGCTGGGGCACCACGGCCCAGAAGCTGCTGGCACTCGAGGGTCTGAAGACCCTGGAGATCCCGTGGCCGACGATCATCACGGTCTTCATCGGCTCCGCCGTCGTGGGCCTGATCGCGGCCCTGGTCCCGGCCTTCCGGGCGGCGCGGATGAACGTCCTGAACGCGATCGCCACGGAATAG
- a CDS encoding ABC transporter ATP-binding protein gives MTTAVSIPRTGGSGGHTAVAARARQVTKAYGSGETRVVALDHVDVDIARGQYTAIMGPSGSGKSTLMHCLAGLDTVSSGQIFIDETEITKLKDKKLTKLRRDRIGFIFQAFNLLPTLSAIENITLPMDIAGRKPDRAWMDRVVETVGLSGRLKHRPNQLSGGQQQRVAVARALAARPEIIFGDEPTGNLDSRAGAEVLGFLKRSVDELGQTIVMVTHDPVAASYADRVLYLADGRIVDEMYNPTADLVLERMKHFDARGRVS, from the coding sequence GTGACAACGGCTGTATCGATTCCCAGGACCGGGGGCAGCGGAGGACATACGGCCGTCGCCGCCCGCGCACGTCAGGTCACCAAGGCGTACGGCTCCGGGGAGACCCGGGTGGTCGCGCTGGACCATGTGGACGTGGACATCGCGCGGGGGCAGTACACCGCGATCATGGGCCCGTCGGGCTCCGGCAAGTCGACCCTGATGCACTGCCTGGCCGGTCTGGACACCGTCAGCTCCGGGCAGATCTTCATCGATGAGACCGAGATCACCAAGCTGAAGGACAAGAAGCTCACCAAGCTGCGCCGGGACCGGATCGGCTTCATCTTCCAGGCGTTCAACCTGCTGCCCACGCTCAGCGCGATCGAGAACATCACGCTGCCGATGGACATCGCGGGCCGCAAGCCCGACCGGGCCTGGATGGACCGGGTGGTGGAGACCGTGGGTCTGTCCGGCCGGCTCAAGCACCGTCCGAACCAGCTCTCCGGCGGTCAGCAGCAGCGCGTCGCCGTGGCCCGCGCACTCGCCGCCCGCCCCGAGATCATCTTCGGTGACGAGCCGACCGGAAACCTGGACTCGCGGGCCGGTGCCGAGGTGCTGGGCTTCCTCAAGCGGTCGGTGGACGAGCTGGGCCAGACCATCGTGATGGTCACCCATGACCCGGTCGCCGCCTCCTACGCCGACCGGGTCCTGTACCTGGCCGACGGCCGGATCGTCGACGAGATGTACAACCCGACGGCCGATCTGGTCCTGGAGCGCATGAAGCACTTCGACGCGCGAGGACGGGTGTCATGA
- a CDS encoding SUKH-4 family immunity protein: protein MVTFAQAQERAELWINGDVPAYQQREARVREFDLGFVVWAEDRADGPVSGHGAEGTRMVIARDSGETTLWPGLPVGEVIRRYEERYGTTDGSRDESTTGRQQRIDLNATSFLLTPPEWLQEAADAMNSRSEGRLDLPEQRAGAEPGGGGPDAAAASAGSASVPGPSGPPAPPAGAASPPLPPEGNWPPAGGPGAGAAGSGAPGHRAPGMDDWPSDGGVRSAGPGTPHSAPGAPPAPPAPVPGAPAPSGPVPGAPAHGGSVPGAPRERGGTVDDWPSDGVARPLAGDRPQDGPPAPGAPSAPNAPSGGEGWRNAQPPPPPGGAGPWAPPAPGAGTPSSGGQADNAATPGGATPWAGTDIKGDDDDDRSVAPPATVFAPPLAGSDDEDTPPPGIRADAKTELMSGGSALPPTAIAPSLDFPAQQGGPGAGPGAGPGANPNVSDIADAATRKAGGGPTPPPPGAPGTPGAPGARPGADSTPPPPAPSGPGAPGAPAGGYVPTQLVSQLDSDSLGGAPQPPGAPGAPGAPGTPGAPGGQGGGQTPPPPGAPGAPGGGVHAAATMLAGGPGAPGQTPPPGTPHPPGPPGPPGPPGPPGPPGAHGAPGAPGGQGGGQTPPPPGAPGAPGGGVHAAATMLAGGPGAPGQTPPPGTPHPPGAPGAPGQGAPSGPQPPGPPGVPGAGGPHTPPPPPGAAGPPYPGGPGAPGAPGAPGMPPPAGAPVQGVAPPPGAPAPGMAPQPGYAYPPPPGQPTVGPGYMAVLRYRAQDGSEQQLIRRSAPGTPHPEWQILHELRAMNVPPQQVLELHTELESCDLPGGYCARMIRESWPQVRISHTAPYGRDHATRQQGVRHLLEHQGELHQVADGPARPAPNRVPLPHPSQVQPIPPVPPEGLAHELGQAFGPQGIVRFDQRAVSRMGVPEVVAQTLVWAGLPLDFGPFFWAQAQAGRPVPTLAELAAERGAQSAPDAGSYLVMGNDFGRQLCVQYGTANIVAVPLEATPQPIPPQFVNTGLPEFVRCMALLGRMWRLRYGLTPDQAGRWTVDFQAQLAGLDPAALSAPDNWWAVLLEQMWDGLL from the coding sequence GGTACGGCACGACCGACGGCTCCCGCGACGAGTCCACCACCGGGCGGCAGCAGCGCATCGACCTGAACGCGACGTCCTTCCTGCTGACTCCGCCGGAGTGGCTGCAGGAGGCGGCGGACGCGATGAACAGCCGGTCCGAGGGGCGGCTGGACCTTCCCGAGCAGCGGGCGGGGGCGGAGCCCGGCGGGGGCGGGCCGGATGCCGCCGCCGCGTCCGCTGGTTCCGCTTCGGTTCCGGGCCCTTCCGGGCCGCCCGCTCCGCCTGCCGGTGCCGCATCGCCTCCCTTGCCGCCGGAGGGCAACTGGCCGCCGGCCGGTGGGCCGGGGGCCGGGGCCGCCGGGTCCGGGGCGCCGGGACACCGGGCCCCGGGCATGGACGACTGGCCGTCGGACGGCGGCGTGCGGAGCGCCGGTCCGGGCACGCCGCACAGCGCGCCGGGCGCGCCACCCGCTCCGCCCGCGCCCGTGCCGGGTGCGCCCGCTCCGTCTGGACCCGTGCCGGGCGCGCCCGCTCACGGTGGGTCCGTTCCGGGTGCGCCCCGGGAGCGGGGCGGGACCGTGGACGACTGGCCGTCCGACGGAGTCGCGCGTCCGCTCGCGGGCGACCGGCCGCAGGACGGCCCGCCCGCGCCGGGCGCCCCTTCCGCGCCCAATGCCCCGTCCGGCGGCGAGGGCTGGCGGAACGCGCAGCCTCCGCCCCCGCCCGGTGGGGCCGGCCCGTGGGCGCCGCCCGCGCCGGGCGCCGGTACGCCCTCTTCGGGGGGCCAGGCCGACAACGCGGCCACGCCCGGCGGCGCTACGCCGTGGGCCGGTACGGACATCAAGGGCGACGATGACGACGACCGCTCGGTCGCCCCGCCCGCCACGGTCTTCGCCCCGCCGCTCGCGGGGTCCGACGACGAGGACACCCCGCCGCCGGGCATACGGGCGGACGCCAAGACCGAGTTGATGTCCGGCGGCAGCGCGCTGCCGCCCACGGCCATCGCCCCGTCCCTCGACTTCCCCGCGCAGCAGGGCGGCCCCGGTGCCGGTCCGGGTGCCGGTCCGGGTGCCAATCCCAACGTGAGCGACATCGCGGACGCCGCCACCCGCAAGGCGGGCGGCGGACCGACGCCTCCGCCGCCCGGTGCCCCGGGGACGCCGGGTGCGCCCGGTGCCCGGCCGGGTGCGGACTCCACGCCTCCGCCGCCCGCGCCGTCCGGGCCCGGTGCTCCCGGCGCTCCGGCCGGGGGGTACGTACCGACGCAGCTGGTCTCGCAGCTCGACTCCGACAGCCTCGGCGGCGCCCCGCAGCCTCCCGGTGCACCGGGCGCGCCCGGGGCTCCTGGAACCCCTGGTGCTCCTGGTGGGCAGGGTGGTGGTCAGACGCCGCCTCCGCCTGGTGCTCCGGGTGCGCCCGGTGGTGGGGTGCACGCTGCGGCGACGATGCTCGCGGGTGGGCCGGGTGCGCCTGGCCAGACCCCGCCCCCCGGCACCCCGCATCCGCCCGGTCCCCCCGGTCCCCCCGGACCTCCCGGGCCGCCTGGTCCGCCCGGCGCCCATGGCGCCCCCGGTGCTCCTGGTGGGCAGGGTGGTGGTCAGACGCCGCCTCCGCCTGGTGCTCCGGGTGCGCCCGGTGGTGGGGTGCACGCTGCGGCGACGATGCTCGCGGGTGGGCCGGGTGCGCCCGGGCAGACCCCGCCCCCCGGCACCCCGCATCCGCCCGGTGCGCCCGGCGCTCCGGGCCAGGGTGCCCCGTCCGGCCCGCAGCCGCCCGGCCCACCCGGTGTCCCCGGTGCGGGTGGTCCGCACACGCCGCCGCCCCCGCCGGGCGCGGCCGGGCCGCCGTACCCGGGCGGACCCGGTGCCCCTGGCGCGCCGGGCGCCCCCGGTATGCCGCCGCCCGCCGGTGCTCCGGTTCAGGGGGTGGCGCCGCCTCCGGGCGCGCCCGCGCCGGGGATGGCGCCGCAGCCCGGCTATGCGTATCCGCCGCCTCCCGGTCAGCCGACCGTGGGCCCGGGTTATATGGCGGTGCTGCGCTACCGCGCCCAGGACGGCTCGGAGCAGCAGCTGATCCGCCGTTCGGCGCCCGGGACCCCGCATCCGGAGTGGCAGATCCTGCATGAGCTGCGGGCGATGAACGTCCCACCGCAGCAGGTGCTGGAGCTCCACACCGAGCTGGAGTCCTGTGATCTGCCCGGCGGCTACTGTGCCCGGATGATCCGGGAGAGCTGGCCGCAGGTGCGGATCAGTCACACCGCTCCGTACGGACGCGATCACGCGACCCGGCAGCAGGGCGTACGGCATCTGCTGGAGCACCAGGGCGAGCTGCACCAGGTGGCGGACGGCCCGGCCCGTCCGGCGCCGAACCGGGTGCCGCTGCCGCATCCCAGCCAGGTGCAGCCGATCCCGCCAGTGCCGCCGGAGGGTCTCGCGCATGAGCTGGGCCAGGCGTTCGGGCCGCAGGGCATCGTCCGCTTCGACCAGCGCGCGGTGTCGCGGATGGGCGTTCCGGAAGTGGTGGCCCAGACGCTGGTGTGGGCGGGGCTGCCGCTGGACTTCGGCCCGTTCTTCTGGGCGCAGGCCCAGGCGGGCCGCCCGGTGCCGACGCTGGCGGAGTTGGCGGCGGAGCGCGGGGCGCAGTCCGCGCCGGACGCGGGTTCGTACCTGGTCATGGGCAATGACTTCGGGCGTCAGCTGTGTGTGCAGTACGGCACGGCGAACATCGTGGCGGTGCCGCTGGAGGCGACGCCCCAGCCGATCCCGCCGCAGTTCGTGAACACCGGGCTGCCGGAGTTCGTGCGGTGCATGGCGCTGCTGGGCCGGATGTGGCGGCTGCGGTACGGGCTGACGCCGGACCAGGCCGGCCGTTGGACGGTGGACTTCCAGGCGCAGCTCGCGGGTCTTGACCCGGCGGCGCTGTCCGCGCCGGACAACTGGTGGGCGGTGCTGCTGGAGCAGATGTGGGACGGCCTGCTGTAA
- a CDS encoding aldo/keto reductase, with product MSELPIRRLGALTVAAQGLGCMGMSHGYGASDDAQSIATLHRALDLGVTLLDTSDFYGTGHNEELLGRALAGRRERAVLATKFGFANRLGEPTAIRGDAAYVRQACDASLRRLGVDHIDLYYQHRVDPDVPIEETVGAMAELVRAGKVRHLGLSEAGAETIRRAHAVHPIAALQSEWSLWTRDLEHEIVPVCRELGIGLVPFSPLGRGFLTGRYTSTDGLPESDVRRSQPRFADGNLEQNLAIVEKLDELAAAKGVTAGQLALAWVQHRGDDVVPIPGTRRQKYLAENLAAATLELTPEELSAIDAAAPADQVAGTRYDEKSLTFVNR from the coding sequence ATGTCCGAACTGCCCATCCGCCGCCTGGGGGCACTGACCGTCGCGGCCCAGGGGCTGGGCTGCATGGGGATGAGCCACGGCTACGGCGCCTCGGACGACGCCCAGTCGATCGCCACTCTCCACCGCGCCCTCGACCTCGGCGTCACGCTGCTGGACACCTCCGACTTCTACGGCACCGGGCACAACGAGGAACTGCTCGGCCGGGCCCTGGCCGGGCGGCGGGAGCGGGCGGTGCTGGCCACCAAGTTCGGGTTCGCCAACCGGCTGGGGGAGCCGACCGCGATCCGGGGGGACGCCGCGTACGTCCGCCAGGCGTGCGACGCCTCGCTGCGGCGGCTCGGCGTCGATCACATCGACCTCTACTACCAGCACCGCGTCGACCCCGACGTCCCCATCGAGGAGACCGTCGGCGCGATGGCCGAGCTGGTCCGGGCGGGCAAGGTGCGCCACCTCGGACTGTCCGAGGCGGGCGCGGAGACCATCCGCCGGGCCCACGCGGTGCACCCCATCGCGGCCCTGCAGAGCGAATGGTCGCTGTGGACGCGGGATCTGGAGCACGAGATCGTCCCGGTCTGCCGTGAGCTCGGCATCGGCCTCGTCCCCTTCTCCCCGCTCGGCCGCGGCTTCCTCACCGGCCGCTACACCTCGACCGACGGCCTCCCGGAGAGCGACGTACGCCGCTCCCAGCCCCGGTTCGCCGACGGCAACCTGGAGCAGAACCTGGCCATCGTGGAGAAGCTGGATGAACTGGCCGCCGCGAAGGGCGTCACCGCGGGCCAGCTCGCCCTCGCCTGGGTGCAGCACCGCGGCGACGACGTGGTCCCCATCCCGGGCACCCGGCGCCAGAAGTACCTGGCGGAGAACCTGGCCGCCGCCACCCTCGAGCTGACCCCCGAGGAACTCTCCGCGATCGACGCCGCCGCCCCGGCCGACCAGGTCGCCGGCACCCGCTACGACGAGAAGAGCCTCACCTTCGTCAACCGCTGA
- a CDS encoding cellulose-binding protein, which produces MGASVSRHGFTIVGGRGRGYRPAQVDRYVADLSEARDAAWERAARLTVLANELSAEAERLREVISQLAPQTYESLGDRAQLILMAAEEEVVCLRAAAEATAQEEWEAVQAVARTVRDAARDEAELVREAAEAAARATLESAQVDVDELRAVSRQDAKEWRAQALAELKEMRQRTAGILAEQEREHAERWEAAGRELAERDNAMTARLAQLEEYAQAGLADAKREYGMADQAARLRQEDAQAQAAEIIAQARAREERLARETERTLREHVERREELKAHLEHVRGSLAALTGKPVAEDAAAAPHHES; this is translated from the coding sequence ATGGGCGCATCGGTGTCACGTCATGGCTTCACCATCGTCGGCGGACGGGGCCGTGGCTACCGTCCCGCGCAGGTCGACCGCTATGTGGCAGACCTGTCCGAAGCGCGGGACGCGGCGTGGGAGCGCGCCGCGCGCCTCACCGTGCTGGCCAATGAGCTGTCCGCCGAGGCGGAGCGGCTGCGCGAGGTGATCTCCCAACTGGCCCCCCAGACCTATGAGTCCCTCGGCGACCGGGCCCAGCTGATCCTGATGGCGGCCGAGGAGGAGGTCGTCTGTCTGCGGGCGGCGGCCGAGGCGACGGCGCAGGAGGAGTGGGAGGCCGTGCAGGCCGTGGCCCGTACGGTGCGGGACGCCGCCCGCGACGAGGCCGAGCTGGTCCGCGAGGCCGCCGAGGCGGCGGCGCGCGCCACCTTGGAGTCGGCCCAGGTGGATGTGGACGAGCTACGGGCCGTCTCGCGCCAGGACGCCAAGGAGTGGCGGGCCCAGGCGCTGGCGGAGCTGAAGGAGATGCGGCAGCGCACCGCCGGGATCCTGGCCGAGCAGGAGCGGGAGCACGCCGAGCGGTGGGAGGCGGCGGGCCGCGAACTGGCCGAGCGGGACAACGCGATGACGGCCCGGCTGGCCCAGCTGGAGGAGTACGCGCAGGCGGGGCTCGCCGACGCCAAGCGGGAGTACGGGATGGCCGATCAGGCCGCGCGGCTGCGGCAGGAGGACGCGCAGGCGCAGGCGGCGGAGATCATCGCCCAGGCGCGGGCCCGGGAGGAGCGGCTGGCCCGGGAGACGGAGCGGACGCTGCGCGAGCACGTGGAGCGGCGCGAGGAGCTCAAGGCGCATCTGGAGCATGTGCGCGGCAGCCTGGCGGCGCTGACCGGCAAGCCGGTGGCGGAGGACGCGGCGGCGGCCCCGCACCACGAGTCCTGA
- a CDS encoding MFS transporter → MGGTARRPMDADPRPPAPQLHSETPAPGHRRPVVAALMLGMSLAALDSTIISTAVPQIVGDLGGFSVFSWLFSGYLLAVTVSLPLYGKLSDTFGRKPILLAGVVLFVIGSLLCAGAWNMASLIAFRVVQGLGGGALQGTIQVVAADLYPLKERPKIQARLSSVWALSSVAGPAIGGLLAGYADWRWIFLINLPVGALAFTLITRHLHEPRRHRESRPRVDWAGALGVFLSGGLLLTALVQGGVAWGWLSAPSLTMLGGAAVCAAATVWIERRAAEPIIPGWVWRRRTISAVNVAFAALGLLMIAPTVFLPTYAQSVLGLGPIPAGFVLSTMTLSWPIAAALSSRLYNRVGFRRCAITGMTAATLVLAAFPLLPYPGAAWQPALIMLLLGGALGLFQLPLIIGVQSSVGWAERGTATASILFCRQVGQSVGAALFGAVANATLASRLTEAPGAIRPGLPDDLDSVSRALEHPGALTDQAADYLRRAVDTAVDHVYLGSATAALLALLALVFLAPRRFPVRTEAEADAEA, encoded by the coding sequence GTGGGCGGCACCGCACGACGGCCGATGGACGCGGACCCCAGGCCCCCCGCACCCCAGCTCCACTCCGAGACCCCCGCCCCCGGCCACCGCCGCCCCGTCGTCGCCGCCCTGATGCTCGGCATGTCGCTGGCCGCGCTGGACTCGACCATCATCTCCACCGCCGTCCCGCAGATCGTCGGCGACCTCGGCGGCTTCTCCGTCTTCTCCTGGCTCTTCTCCGGCTACCTGCTCGCCGTCACCGTCTCCCTGCCGCTGTACGGAAAGCTCTCCGACACCTTCGGCCGCAAGCCCATCCTGCTGGCGGGCGTCGTGCTCTTCGTCATCGGCTCGCTGCTGTGCGCCGGGGCCTGGAACATGGCCTCCCTCATCGCCTTCCGGGTCGTCCAAGGGCTGGGCGGCGGGGCGCTCCAGGGCACCATCCAGGTCGTCGCCGCCGACCTCTATCCGCTCAAGGAGCGCCCGAAGATCCAGGCCAGGCTCTCCTCGGTGTGGGCGCTCTCCTCCGTGGCGGGCCCCGCGATCGGCGGCCTGCTCGCCGGATACGCCGACTGGCGGTGGATCTTCCTCATCAATCTGCCGGTCGGCGCCCTCGCGTTCACGCTGATCACCCGGCATCTGCACGAACCGCGACGGCACCGGGAGAGCCGCCCCCGGGTCGACTGGGCCGGGGCGCTCGGTGTGTTCCTCAGCGGCGGGCTGCTGCTGACCGCCCTCGTCCAGGGCGGAGTGGCCTGGGGCTGGCTGTCCGCGCCCTCGCTCACCATGCTCGGCGGCGCCGCGGTGTGCGCCGCGGCCACCGTATGGATCGAACGGCGCGCCGCCGAACCGATCATCCCCGGGTGGGTCTGGCGCCGCCGCACCATCTCGGCGGTCAACGTCGCCTTCGCCGCGCTCGGTCTGCTCATGATCGCCCCGACCGTCTTCCTGCCCACCTACGCCCAGTCGGTACTGGGGCTCGGACCGATACCCGCCGGGTTCGTGCTGTCCACGATGACGCTGAGCTGGCCGATCGCGGCCGCGCTCAGCAGCCGTCTCTACAACCGCGTCGGCTTCCGGCGCTGCGCCATCACCGGGATGACGGCCGCCACGCTGGTCCTGGCCGCCTTCCCGCTCCTCCCCTACCCGGGCGCCGCCTGGCAGCCCGCGCTGATCATGCTGCTGCTCGGGGGCGCGCTCGGGCTCTTCCAGCTGCCGCTGATCATCGGGGTGCAGTCGTCCGTCGGATGGGCCGAGCGCGGCACCGCCACCGCCTCGATCCTCTTCTGCCGCCAGGTCGGCCAGAGCGTCGGGGCGGCGCTCTTCGGCGCCGTCGCCAACGCGACGCTGGCCTCCCGGCTCACCGAGGCCCCCGGCGCCATCCGGCCGGGGCTGCCCGACGACCTGGACTCGGTCTCGCGCGCGCTGGAGCACCCCGGCGCCCTCACCGACCAGGCGGCCGACTATCTGCGACGGGCCGTGGACACCGCCGTCGACCACGTCTACCTGGGCTCGGCCACGGCCGCGCTGCTGGCCCTGCTGGCCCTGGTGTTCCTCGCCCCGCGCCGCTTTCCGGTCCGTACGGAGGCGGAGGCGGACGCGGAAGCCTGA